From the Lepidochelys kempii isolate rLepKem1 chromosome 2, rLepKem1.hap2, whole genome shotgun sequence genome, one window contains:
- the LOC140907079 gene encoding uncharacterized protein: MKNIYCVSIGDLPDNTILATMDVEALYTNIPHKDGLQAVKNTIPDNVTANLVAELCDFVLTHNYFTFGDNVYLQISGTAMGTRMAPQYANIFMADLEQRFLSSRPLKPLLYLRYIDDIIIWTHGKEALEEFHHDFNNFHPTINLSLVQSTQEIHFLDTTVLINNGHINTTPYRKPTDRYSYLHPSSFHPDHTTRSIVYSQALRYNRICSNPSDRDKHLQDLYQAFLQLQYPPAEMKKQIDRARRVPRSHLLQDRPNKENNRTPLAVTFSPQLKPLQRIIKDLQPILKDDPTLSQILGDRPVLAYRQPCNLKQILTNNHIPHNRTTSPGTYPCNKARCQLCPHIYSGDIITGPNNISHTIRGSFTCTSTNVIYAIMCQQCPSAIYIGQTGQSLRKRINGHKSDVKNYNIHKPVGEHFNLSGHAITDMKIAILQQKNFKSRLQRETAELEFICKLDTINLGLNRDWEWLSHYAR, from the coding sequence ATGAAAAATATCTACTGTGTATCCATCggcgatcttcctgataacaccatcctggccactatggatgtagaagccctctacaccaacattccacacaaagatggactacaagccgtcaagaacactatccccgataatgtcacggctaacctggtggctgaactttgtgactttgtccttacccataactattttacatttggggacaatgtataccttcagatcagcggcactgctatgggtacccgcatggccccacagtatgccaacatttttatggctgatttagaacaacgcttcctcagctctcgtcccctaaagcccctactctacttgcgctatattgatgacatcatcatctggacccatggaaaagaagcccttgaggaattccaccatgatttcaacaatttccatcccaccatcaacctcagcctggtccagtccacacaagagatccacttcctagacactacagtgctaataaacaatggtcacataaacaccaccccataccggaaacctactgaccgctattcctacctacatccctccagctttcaccctgaccacaccacacgatccatcgtctacagccaagctctgcgatacaaccgcatttgttccaacccctcagacagagacaaacacctacaagatctctatcaagcattcttacaactacaatacccacctgcggaaatgaagaaacagattgacagagccagaagagttcccagaagtcacctactacaggacaggcctaacaaagaaaacaacagaacgccactagccgtcaccttcagcccccaactaaaacccctccaacgcattattaaggatctacaacctatcctgaaagatgacccaacactctcacaaatcttgggagacaggccagtccttgcctacagacagccctgcaacctgaagcaaatactcaccaacaaccacataccacacaacagaaccactagcccaggaacctatccttgcaacaaagcccgttgccaactgtgcccacatatctattcaggggacatcatcacagggcctaataacatcagccacactatcagaggctcgttcacctgcacatccaccaatgtgatatatgccatcatgtgccagcaatgcccctctgccatttacattggtcaaactggacagtctctacgtaaaagaataaatggacacaaatcagatgtcaagaattataacattcataaaccagtcggagaacacttcaatctctctggtcacgcaatcaccgacatgaagatcgctatcttacaacaaaaaaacttcaaatccagactccagcgagaaactgctgaattggaattcatttgcaaattggatactattaatttaggcttaaatagagactgggagtggctaagtcattatgcaaggtag